A single Sphingomonas sp. IW22 DNA region contains:
- a CDS encoding Lrp/AsnC family transcriptional regulator, giving the protein MNFDRIDRQILSLLQEDGRMTNVELAERVGLTAPPCLRRVRALEEAGAIRGYHATLDPVTLGYSITVFALVSLKSQAESDLAAFERHVADIPEIRECHMLNGEIDFILKIVAADLKSFQEMLTTKLTTASNVASVKTSLTIRTSKSLPGIPVPDA; this is encoded by the coding sequence ATGAATTTCGATCGCATCGACCGTCAAATCCTGTCGCTGTTGCAGGAGGATGGGCGCATGACAAATGTCGAACTGGCCGAACGCGTCGGATTGACCGCGCCGCCCTGTCTGCGCCGTGTCCGCGCGCTGGAAGAAGCTGGGGCCATTCGCGGCTATCACGCGACGCTGGACCCCGTGACCCTTGGATACAGCATTACCGTGTTCGCGCTGGTCAGCCTGAAAAGCCAGGCGGAAAGCGACCTTGCCGCGTTCGAACGCCACGTGGCAGATATTCCCGAAATCCGCGAATGTCACATGCTGAACGGCGAAATCGACTTTATTCTCAAGATTGTGGCAGCCGATCTTAAGAGCTTTCAGGAAATGCTGACTACCAAGCTGACGACGGCGAGCAACGTCGCCAGCGTCAAGACGTCGCTGACCATCCGCACGTCAAAGTCGCTGCCGGGCATCCCTGTTCCCGACGCCTGA
- a CDS encoding sensor histidine kinase: protein MAVAAPVLRTARLEPDEWCALLAELTPSARAILRHRRDLDGQVERALAAFGRVDFVLSDRRCEQSNLDTSESSSEKVAVHNMRTTGRQVEREHSTIGSLAIALPVSSDAAYDFDEDAAVVTDGPFEIADVVARIDAFREGRNNARPHANDASSTGADRVRFETDADGVIRYADGPARGALIGLSLCLENNCTTRVDSLAADAFRRRARFRDANVNIAGNGPTAGMWLMSGVPMFDSASGRFTGYRGTVRRPHAGEAAAPGTSPEPVALRQLAHELRTPTNAIIGFSEMMALEMLGPVTDAYREHAQAIHRHARDLLGAIDDLDLAARIESDALTLRIEAVPLRTVLRSVVRDLSALASFRGATVSMPDRDAWVEGDRHAVERLFGRLIATLLAAMGRGEVLAMDVLDEGDMICVAMSRPAGLPDEADLSCDVGAEDVAYAALPLGTGFALRLVANLAQELGGAIAFGDEEIEVRLPVCGRKRPVPRPVCEVFVG from the coding sequence TTGGCCGTCGCCGCGCCGGTGCTGCGCACCGCCCGACTGGAGCCGGATGAATGGTGCGCGCTGCTGGCCGAACTGACTCCATCGGCGCGGGCGATCTTAAGGCACCGGCGCGACCTGGATGGGCAGGTCGAACGGGCACTGGCCGCGTTTGGCCGTGTCGATTTTGTCTTGTCGGACCGGCGCTGCGAGCAGTCGAATCTTGATACATCCGAGAGTTCTTCGGAAAAGGTTGCGGTCCACAATATGCGGACGACCGGCCGGCAAGTGGAACGCGAGCACTCTACGATCGGCTCGCTGGCAATTGCGCTTCCCGTGTCGTCCGATGCGGCTTATGATTTCGATGAGGATGCGGCCGTCGTAACGGACGGACCATTCGAGATTGCTGACGTCGTCGCACGGATCGACGCGTTCCGCGAGGGTCGCAACAATGCCCGCCCGCACGCGAATGACGCGTCGTCCACCGGGGCGGATCGAGTGCGTTTCGAGACCGATGCCGACGGGGTGATACGCTATGCCGATGGTCCGGCGCGAGGGGCGCTGATCGGTCTCTCGCTCTGCCTGGAAAACAACTGCACAACCCGCGTCGATAGCTTGGCAGCGGACGCCTTTCGTCGGCGTGCCCGTTTCCGCGACGCGAACGTCAATATTGCGGGAAACGGCCCGACAGCGGGCATGTGGCTGATGTCAGGCGTACCGATGTTCGATTCGGCCAGCGGCCGATTCACTGGCTATCGCGGAACCGTGCGTCGCCCGCATGCGGGAGAAGCGGCAGCCCCGGGCACGTCGCCTGAGCCGGTGGCTCTACGTCAACTCGCCCACGAATTGCGCACGCCGACCAACGCGATCATCGGTTTTTCGGAAATGATGGCGCTGGAGATGCTGGGCCCCGTGACCGATGCGTATCGCGAGCACGCTCAGGCGATCCACCGTCATGCTCGCGATCTGTTGGGTGCCATCGATGATCTCGACCTGGCGGCGCGGATCGAGAGTGACGCATTAACGCTGAGGATAGAGGCGGTGCCCTTGCGGACCGTGCTTCGCTCGGTCGTGCGCGATCTGTCGGCGCTGGCCTCCTTTCGAGGCGCGACCGTGAGCATGCCTGATCGCGACGCATGGGTAGAGGGAGACCGCCACGCGGTCGAGCGGCTGTTCGGACGACTGATTGCGACGCTGCTTGCTGCAATGGGCCGGGGCGAGGTTCTGGCGATGGACGTGTTGGATGAAGGTGACATGATTTGCGTTGCCATGTCGCGCCCGGCCGGTTTGCCCGACGAGGCGGATTTGAGCTGCGACGTTGGGGCTGAAGACGTTGCGTACGCGGCGCTGCCACTCGGAACGGGGTTTGCGCTGCGGCTGGTTGCAAATCTCGCCCAAGAATTGGGGGGCGCGATCGCGTTTGGTGATGAAGAGATAGAGGTCCGGCTGCCGGTATGCGGCAGGAAGCGGCCCGTACCGCGACCCGTTTGTGAGGTGTTCGTCGGGTAA
- a CDS encoding abortive infection family protein produces MSYFAGNRIDNSDEPTLDMWLVDQALGMTSGYVLNFSDRTFDDFVKRKFGIDARAPTYTVDGDSKAKRLRALLRALVPGAQAEVLRAFWAHRQELIERGMPSDLEGRAEANFLAMVARLEGSEQPIDLEVIEAFTDDPTLAELIEAIQRDIQANKPNAALDRLHTYSMKKFADLLERDGMTVGHGDALHARAGRYIKTLRQAGQIGEYSEKIAKAALQVMEQFNQVRNKASLAHDNSILGLAEGRYVFETVLSLLRFIRALDGAKFGR; encoded by the coding sequence ATGAGCTATTTCGCTGGCAATCGCATCGACAACTCGGACGAACCCACCCTCGACATGTGGCTGGTCGATCAGGCGCTCGGGATGACGAGCGGCTACGTTTTGAACTTCAGCGATCGCACGTTCGACGACTTCGTGAAGCGCAAGTTCGGGATCGATGCACGCGCGCCAACCTACACCGTGGATGGCGATTCCAAGGCCAAGCGGCTGCGGGCTCTCCTGCGGGCGCTTGTTCCTGGCGCGCAGGCCGAGGTGTTGCGCGCCTTCTGGGCTCATCGTCAGGAGCTCATCGAACGAGGCATGCCAAGCGACCTGGAAGGACGTGCCGAGGCCAACTTCCTCGCCATGGTGGCGCGGCTGGAGGGCAGCGAGCAGCCGATCGATCTCGAGGTGATCGAGGCCTTCACCGACGATCCGACGCTGGCAGAACTGATCGAGGCGATCCAGCGCGACATCCAAGCGAACAAGCCGAACGCGGCGCTCGATCGCCTGCACACCTACAGCATGAAGAAGTTCGCTGACCTGCTCGAGCGCGACGGCATGACGGTCGGGCATGGCGATGCGCTGCACGCGCGGGCGGGCCGCTACATCAAAACGCTGCGCCAAGCCGGGCAGATCGGCGAGTATTCGGAGAAGATCGCCAAGGCGGCGCTGCAGGTGATGGAGCAGTTCAACCAGGTGCGGAACAAGGCCAGCCTCGCGCACGACAACTCGATCTTGGGCTTGGCCGAGGGCCGATACGTATTCGAGACGGTACTCAGCCTGCTGCGCTTCATCAGGGCGCTGGACGGGGCGAAGTTCGGGCGCTGA
- a CDS encoding tyrosine-type recombinase/integrase, translated as MANKVGLTDAKIAGLKAPATGQIELADGIVPGLRLRMGASGIKTYILRKRVQGKWLNVTIGRHGPSFTLAHARKKARDLLVDVEQGKSIARKPGAKRKGSKGVGTVAELYETYLSQQIEGKKRSAREFDRVFRKYIEPELGDRLADSITRGDVSRFVEKIAFERGKETLTMARIVYRHLSTFYTWALTRLEHMPANPCRDAWRPKRNEPRDRVLSDRELAALWQSAVEDGYPFGHLVQMLVLTAQRRGEVLDAACDEFDFKAKVWTVPGDRAKNGKANVVPLSAQALAVVTEVFMAAGIDPDDAHKQSQILLASKVTSTNSVSGLSKAWKRIRASVDEKLGYEAGHFTMHDIRRTVATGLQRLGIPLVVSEAVLNHQSGSAMAGVAGVYHRHQYTNEKREALALWGKEVMQIVAKYPAETKSG; from the coding sequence ATGGCGAACAAAGTAGGTTTGACGGACGCGAAGATCGCAGGACTCAAGGCGCCGGCGACTGGTCAGATTGAGCTGGCCGATGGTATCGTCCCCGGCCTGAGGCTCCGCATGGGTGCCAGTGGTATCAAGACGTACATTCTGCGCAAGCGGGTTCAGGGCAAGTGGTTGAATGTGACCATTGGACGCCATGGTCCGAGTTTTACCCTCGCCCATGCGCGTAAGAAGGCGCGCGATCTGCTTGTCGATGTCGAGCAGGGCAAGAGCATTGCCAGGAAGCCGGGTGCTAAGAGGAAGGGGTCAAAGGGCGTCGGTACGGTCGCCGAGCTCTACGAGACGTATCTGTCCCAGCAGATCGAGGGCAAAAAGCGCAGCGCGAGGGAGTTCGATCGGGTCTTCCGAAAGTACATTGAGCCCGAGCTGGGAGACCGCCTCGCGGACTCCATTACCCGAGGTGACGTGAGCCGCTTTGTTGAGAAGATCGCATTCGAGCGGGGCAAGGAAACCCTGACGATGGCGCGGATCGTCTATCGCCATCTTTCGACCTTCTACACGTGGGCACTCACCAGACTCGAGCATATGCCTGCTAATCCCTGCCGGGACGCGTGGCGTCCGAAGCGGAATGAACCTCGTGATCGCGTACTCAGCGACCGAGAACTCGCGGCGCTATGGCAATCTGCGGTCGAGGATGGCTATCCGTTCGGTCACCTTGTGCAGATGCTTGTCCTTACGGCTCAACGCCGGGGAGAAGTGCTCGATGCAGCTTGTGACGAGTTCGATTTCAAGGCGAAGGTCTGGACCGTCCCAGGCGACCGAGCGAAAAATGGCAAAGCGAATGTGGTGCCGCTGTCCGCGCAGGCTCTTGCAGTCGTCACAGAGGTATTCATGGCCGCAGGGATCGACCCTGACGACGCTCACAAGCAATCCCAGATTCTGTTGGCATCGAAGGTCACCAGCACGAACAGCGTTAGCGGCCTCTCGAAAGCATGGAAGCGGATCAGAGCAAGCGTGGACGAGAAGCTCGGTTACGAAGCCGGTCACTTCACAATGCATGACATTCGGCGGACGGTGGCAACTGGCCTCCAGCGTCTCGGCATACCTCTGGTGGTTTCTGAAGCGGTCCTCAATCACCAGTCAGGATCAGCTATGGCCGGTGTGGCGGGGGTCTATCACCGACACCAGTATACCAACGAGAAGCGCGAGGCGTTGGCGTTGTGGGGTAAGGAGGTAATGCAGATTGTAGCCAAGTACCCAGCCGAGACCAAAAGCGGCTAA
- a CDS encoding lytic transglycosylase domain-containing protein — MTMRALLIGGIAVASAMSANAQELPRPDAPKQHAGPSGGIRIVEASNGFQLVEHGVWQSAQAAPAPSSSVAENGRVNLPYRYEPKAKTAPSGFRRASYLPHVYAAEAKYSLPTGLLDALVWTESRYNPLAVSPAGAAGLGQLMPATAKELGVFNRFDPMANIFGAARYLRQMLDRFGVVHLAVAAYNAGPGAVERAGGIPRNGETPGYVRDVLRHWRF; from the coding sequence ATGACAATGAGAGCCCTCCTGATCGGTGGCATTGCCGTCGCATCAGCCATGTCTGCTAATGCCCAGGAACTGCCAAGGCCAGATGCCCCCAAGCAACATGCCGGTCCTTCCGGCGGCATTCGGATTGTCGAGGCATCGAACGGGTTTCAGTTGGTCGAGCATGGGGTCTGGCAATCCGCGCAAGCCGCCCCAGCACCAAGTTCGAGCGTTGCAGAAAATGGACGGGTCAATCTGCCGTACAGATACGAGCCCAAGGCCAAAACTGCCCCATCCGGGTTTCGGCGGGCGAGCTACCTGCCCCACGTCTATGCGGCGGAAGCGAAGTATTCATTGCCTACCGGCCTGCTCGACGCGCTCGTCTGGACGGAATCCCGCTATAACCCCCTTGCTGTCAGCCCGGCAGGCGCTGCGGGCCTTGGCCAGCTGATGCCAGCAACGGCAAAGGAACTCGGCGTCTTCAATCGCTTTGACCCCATGGCCAATATCTTCGGCGCGGCGCGGTATCTGAGGCAGATGCTCGACAGGTTCGGCGTGGTTCACCTCGCTGTCGCAGCCTACAATGCCGGTCCAGGTGCAGTCGAACGCGCGGGCGGTATACCGCGGAATGGCGAGACGCCCGGATATGTCCGCGACGTCCTTCGCCATTGGCGCTTTTAG
- a CDS encoding toprim domain-containing protein — MPQLKNTHQLECRARTIVESLQGTWRQGKGMCCCPAHDDRTPSLSVTLGRKAILFHCFAGCSNEDVIAALDRKGVRSRELFDGSGAFTADRQKQGDFSPNARRLWQSASAISDSPVERYLSQRGIQHASDRLRYLERTPLGPRGAVQFLPAMLAAVTTDIGVIAVHRTFLDVASGKLAGFERPKRALGSLGCGAVRVAPPVQGRLGLAEGIESALSAMQLFGIPCWATLGNERFGLVSIPESVRELFLFIDNDAGGAHAEERALKAYTAPDRVIHSRAPASPGFDWNDELKSRLARQPDPSAEGRGPSAD; from the coding sequence ATGCCCCAGCTAAAGAATACCCATCAACTCGAATGCCGCGCCCGCACGATTGTCGAAAGCCTCCAGGGAACATGGCGCCAGGGCAAAGGCATGTGCTGCTGTCCCGCCCACGATGACCGCACACCGTCGCTCAGCGTGACCCTGGGGCGAAAGGCCATCCTGTTCCATTGCTTCGCCGGATGTTCGAATGAGGATGTCATTGCGGCGTTGGATCGCAAAGGCGTTCGCAGCCGCGAGCTCTTTGACGGTTCTGGCGCCTTTACCGCTGATCGGCAAAAGCAGGGTGACTTCAGTCCCAATGCACGACGCTTGTGGCAATCGGCTTCGGCGATCTCCGACAGCCCTGTCGAACGATATCTCTCACAGCGCGGTATCCAGCACGCATCTGATCGGCTCCGTTACCTGGAACGTACGCCGCTCGGGCCACGCGGGGCAGTCCAATTTCTCCCTGCGATGCTGGCGGCAGTAACGACTGACATTGGCGTTATCGCAGTACACAGGACATTTCTCGATGTGGCGAGCGGCAAGCTGGCCGGCTTCGAGCGGCCCAAGCGTGCGCTTGGCAGTCTCGGCTGTGGTGCCGTCAGAGTTGCTCCCCCGGTGCAGGGGAGGCTGGGCCTTGCCGAAGGTATCGAGAGCGCCCTCTCAGCCATGCAGCTCTTCGGGATCCCCTGCTGGGCGACGCTTGGAAACGAGCGGTTCGGTCTCGTTTCGATCCCGGAAAGCGTGCGCGAACTCTTCCTATTCATCGACAATGACGCCGGAGGTGCTCACGCCGAGGAGCGCGCGCTGAAGGCCTACACTGCGCCTGATCGCGTTATCCACTCACGCGCGCCAGCCTCACCAGGTTTTGACTGGAACGATGAACTCAAGTCGCGGCTCGCCCGACAACCTGATCCATCAGCAGAGGGGAGGGGGCCTTCGGCTGATTGA
- a CDS encoding strawberry notch-like NTP hydrolase domain-containing protein: MSNSSLAFAFDDPSPPVVVMAAQTMASELAAGRAISRSDVTRIMTEHFGGSDAVGRWSVRDAHAAVEVAHVQYLQSSDQILLSTPIDEAEQYFWSLDARLPTQTNRSDEQIEWQQFATPPRLAWLAARACALATDELVLEPSAGTGMLAVWAAKARARLALNEISPLRRDCLNAVFPTARVTGHDAELIDELLDAAITPSVVLMNPPYSHGIERGHDSRTGSRHLRSAWSRLVSGGRLVAIMPEWFDCAKFLAGLKGPVSLRLNSAVERAFVKHGTGITTRLLVLDKVDGSHEPVAIRTRDFRQLVDLVDGLPARASLDAVPEQSNLPARAPFRLVAAPRRPLPTPARITPAATAIGSLTYQSLETPAPLAPQVGHYLPYRPSRIVIDGAAEHPTPLVESVAMGSIAAPMPEAVPQLPDGLVAKGLLSAAQAETLIYAASAHARDLPGRFEPEDKGCSLKASAEGQTYRHGYFLGDGTGAGKGRQVASVILDRWVRGERRHIWVSKNEALLEDARRDWAALGGLPIDIQPLASWKLGTSIAMREGILFVTYPTLRSGRNDVTRLDQILDWAGDDFDGVIVFDEAHAMANAAGGEGSRGKVKGSEQGIAGVRLQNLLPRARVLYASATGASDVNNLAYATRLGLWGPETAFANREAFVADIRDGGIAAMELVARDLKSLGLYTARALSFAGVEYEILEHRLTGDQIAVYDAYAEAWAIIHANLHEALDATRIVDSETGGTLNSGAKSAALSIFEGTKQRFFAQLLLSMKLPSLLPAIDAAIADGNAAVVQLVSTAEAMLNRRLADLSDEEREALEIDLSPREFVIDYLAKSFPVRLMAVFTDENGNPRSEPMSDEQGAPVLCRSALAARDRMIEQLCALPPIATALDAIIERFGVDQVAEVTGRTRRLIIGGDGRQKLQSRSPRANVAETQDFMDGTKRILVFSDAGGTGRSYHADLAAKNQARRVHFLLEPGWRADAAIQGLGRTNRTNQASAPLFRPVTTDVRGERRFISTIARRLDSLGALTRGQRQTGGQNLFDPADNLESIYAKEALHRWFGLLFTGKLEAVSLGRFQDLTGLRIEAPDGSMLDDLPSIQRWLNRILALPIALQNAIFDEFMGLVEARIDAARQAGTLDLGLETIAVEDFTLLSDTLLRTDPASGATTHLLELEIARAVKPLTLKRLEELYGLAGQRQRPVRNARSGRVALLVPARSILADDGTRVSRFELLRPLKRTHITEDQLAESSWEAISVEAFREAWAAEVEEARTSHKRERLYLATGLLLPVWDKLPSDFVRVSRISAADGRSLLGREVPVHCVPELCRALGLEREQALSADDILQTVLATGRAMEFDGREQIMVKRSLVNGSQRIELTGWSVARLDWYKAQGCFAEIIRYQTRLFVPIEGAASVIARLASSA, from the coding sequence ATGTCCAACTCTTCCCTCGCCTTTGCATTCGATGACCCATCACCGCCCGTTGTTGTGATGGCGGCCCAGACCATGGCTTCTGAGTTGGCGGCAGGCCGCGCGATCTCGCGCAGTGACGTCACGCGTATCATGACGGAGCACTTCGGGGGGAGCGATGCTGTCGGGCGTTGGTCCGTTCGTGACGCGCACGCAGCTGTCGAGGTGGCGCACGTTCAGTACCTGCAATCATCGGATCAAATCCTGCTCTCGACCCCGATCGACGAGGCGGAACAGTACTTCTGGTCCCTCGATGCCCGACTTCCGACCCAAACCAATCGCAGCGACGAGCAGATCGAATGGCAGCAGTTCGCGACGCCGCCGCGCCTTGCTTGGCTTGCCGCCCGAGCCTGCGCGCTGGCAACTGACGAGCTTGTTCTCGAACCCTCGGCCGGAACGGGCATGCTCGCGGTGTGGGCCGCCAAGGCTCGCGCGCGCCTTGCCCTTAACGAAATCTCGCCGCTTCGCCGCGACTGCCTGAATGCCGTGTTCCCGACTGCCCGAGTGACGGGTCACGACGCCGAGCTGATCGACGAACTGCTCGATGCTGCTATCACCCCGTCCGTCGTGCTGATGAACCCGCCTTATTCGCACGGCATCGAGCGAGGGCACGATAGTCGCACCGGCTCGCGCCACCTGCGATCAGCATGGAGCCGTTTGGTATCCGGCGGTCGCCTGGTCGCAATCATGCCCGAATGGTTCGATTGCGCCAAGTTCCTTGCCGGGCTGAAGGGTCCGGTCTCGCTGCGGCTCAATTCCGCCGTCGAACGTGCGTTCGTCAAGCATGGCACCGGGATCACAACCCGGCTACTGGTCCTCGACAAGGTGGATGGCTCCCATGAGCCTGTGGCTATCCGCACACGTGACTTCCGCCAGCTGGTTGATCTTGTCGATGGTCTGCCGGCGCGCGCCAGCTTGGACGCCGTTCCCGAGCAATCGAACCTCCCGGCCCGTGCGCCGTTTCGCCTGGTGGCCGCGCCGCGCAGGCCATTGCCGACACCAGCAAGGATCACTCCTGCAGCCACCGCTATCGGGTCGCTCACCTATCAGTCGCTCGAAACCCCTGCGCCGCTTGCCCCTCAGGTCGGCCACTATCTGCCCTATCGCCCGAGCAGGATTGTGATCGATGGCGCGGCCGAGCATCCGACGCCGCTCGTCGAGTCTGTTGCCATGGGGTCGATCGCCGCACCGATGCCCGAAGCTGTGCCGCAGCTGCCCGACGGTCTGGTTGCCAAAGGGCTGCTGTCGGCTGCCCAGGCAGAGACTCTGATCTACGCGGCAAGCGCCCATGCGCGCGATCTTCCCGGCCGGTTCGAGCCCGAGGACAAGGGCTGTTCGCTCAAGGCATCTGCGGAAGGCCAAACGTACCGGCATGGCTATTTCCTTGGTGATGGAACGGGCGCCGGCAAGGGCCGACAGGTTGCGAGCGTCATCCTCGATCGCTGGGTGCGCGGGGAACGACGCCATATCTGGGTTTCGAAAAATGAAGCGCTGCTCGAAGATGCCCGGCGCGACTGGGCTGCGCTTGGAGGCCTGCCGATCGACATCCAGCCTCTGGCTTCCTGGAAACTTGGCACCTCCATCGCCATGCGTGAGGGCATTCTCTTCGTGACCTACCCGACCCTGCGCTCGGGCCGAAACGATGTGACCCGCCTCGACCAGATCCTCGACTGGGCGGGCGACGACTTCGACGGCGTGATCGTGTTCGACGAGGCGCACGCCATGGCCAATGCTGCTGGCGGCGAAGGATCGCGAGGCAAGGTCAAGGGATCGGAGCAGGGTATCGCGGGCGTGCGCCTGCAGAACCTCCTGCCGCGGGCACGCGTGCTCTACGCCTCGGCAACAGGTGCGTCCGACGTCAACAACCTGGCCTATGCCACGCGCCTTGGTCTGTGGGGTCCGGAGACAGCCTTCGCCAATCGCGAGGCGTTCGTCGCCGACATTCGTGACGGCGGGATCGCAGCGATGGAGCTGGTCGCCCGGGACCTCAAGTCGCTCGGCCTATACACCGCGCGCGCGCTCTCCTTCGCGGGTGTTGAGTACGAGATCCTCGAGCATCGCCTGACCGGGGATCAGATCGCGGTCTATGATGCCTATGCCGAGGCCTGGGCGATCATCCACGCCAACCTGCACGAAGCGCTGGATGCCACCCGGATCGTCGACAGCGAAACTGGCGGGACACTCAATTCGGGCGCCAAGTCAGCGGCGCTCTCGATCTTCGAGGGAACCAAGCAACGCTTCTTCGCACAGCTGCTTCTATCGATGAAGCTGCCCAGCCTGTTACCAGCCATCGACGCGGCGATTGCCGATGGAAACGCCGCAGTCGTCCAGCTGGTCTCGACCGCAGAAGCCATGCTCAATCGTCGGCTTGCCGACCTCTCGGACGAAGAACGCGAAGCGCTAGAGATCGATCTGTCCCCCCGGGAATTTGTGATCGATTACCTCGCCAAGAGCTTTCCTGTCCGGCTGATGGCGGTCTTCACCGACGAAAACGGCAATCCTCGCTCTGAGCCGATGAGCGACGAGCAGGGCGCGCCGGTACTCTGCCGATCGGCACTCGCCGCGCGCGACCGGATGATCGAGCAGCTCTGCGCCCTGCCGCCGATCGCGACCGCGCTTGATGCCATCATCGAACGCTTCGGCGTCGACCAGGTGGCGGAAGTGACCGGACGGACACGGAGGCTGATCATTGGCGGGGATGGTCGTCAAAAGCTGCAATCCCGGTCGCCGCGCGCCAACGTCGCTGAAACCCAGGATTTCATGGACGGGACCAAGCGGATTCTGGTCTTTTCCGATGCCGGGGGAACCGGACGCAGCTACCATGCCGATCTCGCGGCCAAGAACCAGGCTCGCCGCGTTCACTTCCTGCTCGAGCCGGGCTGGCGGGCTGACGCGGCGATTCAGGGGTTGGGGCGGACCAATCGTACCAATCAGGCATCTGCTCCGCTGTTCAGGCCCGTGACGACCGACGTGCGCGGCGAGCGCCGGTTCATCTCGACGATCGCGCGGCGCCTCGACAGTCTCGGCGCTCTGACGCGCGGGCAGCGCCAGACCGGTGGCCAGAACCTGTTCGACCCGGCCGACAATCTCGAAAGCATCTACGCCAAGGAAGCGCTCCACCGCTGGTTCGGCCTGTTGTTCACCGGTAAGCTCGAAGCGGTCAGCCTCGGGCGCTTTCAGGACCTGACAGGCCTCAGGATTGAAGCACCCGACGGGTCGATGCTCGATGATCTTCCGTCGATCCAGCGCTGGCTCAACCGCATCCTCGCACTTCCCATCGCCTTGCAGAACGCGATCTTCGATGAGTTCATGGGGCTGGTCGAGGCGCGGATTGATGCCGCGCGTCAGGCCGGCACGCTCGATCTCGGCCTTGAAACCATCGCGGTCGAGGATTTCACGCTCCTCTCGGACACGCTGCTGCGCACGGATCCTGCCTCGGGCGCAACAACCCATCTGCTGGAACTGGAAATCGCCCGGGCCGTGAAGCCGTTGACGCTGAAGCGACTCGAGGAGCTCTACGGCCTCGCTGGGCAACGGCAACGGCCTGTTCGGAACGCCCGCTCGGGCCGGGTCGCCTTGCTCGTGCCCGCCCGCAGCATTCTTGCCGATGACGGCACCCGCGTGTCCCGCTTCGAATTGCTGCGCCCGCTGAAGCGCACTCACATCACCGAGGATCAGCTGGCTGAGAGCAGCTGGGAAGCCATTTCCGTCGAGGCTTTCCGCGAAGCCTGGGCAGCCGAAGTCGAGGAAGCGCGGACCAGCCACAAGCGTGAGCGCCTCTATCTCGCGACGGGCCTCCTGCTGCCGGTCTGGGACAAGCTCCCTTCGGATTTCGTGAGGGTGAGCCGCATCTCGGCGGCGGATGGCCGGTCGCTCCTTGGCCGGGAGGTTCCGGTCCATTGCGTTCCAGAACTGTGCCGGGCGCTCGGTCTGGAACGCGAGCAAGCGCTCTCCGCCGATGACATCCTCCAGACCGTCCTGGCGACAGGCCGAGCCATGGAATTCGACGGCCGCGAGCAGATCATGGTCAAGCGCAGCCTGGTCAATGGCTCACAGCGAATTGAATTGACCGGATGGAGCGTAGCCCGCCTTGACTGGTACAAGGCCCAAGGCTGCTTTGCGGAAATCATCCGCTACCAGACGCGGCTGTTCGTGCCGATCGAGGGCGCGGCGAGCGTGATTGCCAGGTTGGCATCGTCCGCATAG
- a CDS encoding MbcA/ParS/Xre antitoxin family protein: MLALQPIDTAVTAFRPDPITQDEAAAMFRAVLNLFGKWELTDEQAATLLDMPVRSYRRWKAEGPGRVSRDGRARLSNLMGIHKALRIIFSESSRGYAWIRAANDAFGGASALDVMLGGELTDIMRVRRYLDAERGGW; the protein is encoded by the coding sequence ATGCTGGCTCTGCAACCCATTGATACTGCCGTTACCGCTTTCCGTCCCGATCCGATTACCCAGGACGAGGCAGCTGCTATGTTCCGGGCAGTCCTCAATCTGTTTGGCAAATGGGAGCTGACCGACGAGCAGGCGGCAACGCTGCTCGATATGCCAGTGCGCTCCTATCGCCGCTGGAAGGCCGAAGGCCCCGGGCGCGTCTCGCGCGATGGCCGCGCTCGTCTGTCCAACCTCATGGGTATCCACAAGGCGCTCCGGATCATCTTTTCGGAAAGCTCGCGAGGCTATGCCTGGATCAGGGCAGCCAACGACGCGTTCGGAGGAGCCAGTGCGCTCGACGTGATGCTCGGGGGCGAACTTACCGACATCATGCGGGTGCGTCGCTACCTCGACGCCGAGCGTGGTGGCTGGTGA